The Etheostoma spectabile isolate EspeVRDwgs_2016 chromosome 1, UIUC_Espe_1.0, whole genome shotgun sequence genome has a segment encoding these proteins:
- the golm2 gene encoding protein CASC4 isoform X4, which produces MVGFGANRRGGRLPSFILIFLMLIIAILSFNYWTVSNKHSHLLDELAEVQTQVKRTDAARNRLEKRNSELMMQVDTNRKQIDQKDGDYSVLEGKLQAREAFIKKCTDEKMKVQGDVTAQMTEIQRLKEQLKELKQEFMKQEEQLREVKKNSTTLERKLEYESLQCGRQIAQLKDEYEETKKTLEEEASKFRLSVMDGQKGAVAGRRADGAPGVEMVGERHTVATHRRESTDLKEEMGKPGSDAGMPGIEDSEVGKIDDVQFALKKPAITQKHDEAPDVVVGAGAGPGVGAADGPGGQGLSLDQPRLQQDPVEGQAAVVAPPAIKQADKPIVFEEDNKAGIKADELGEQQRQLQAPDNVKGESEHLKGIPLPPNPAQEPNPIQPHHAKDQIPAEPVHHRQNDDRDMQADRAVDYGKRHQAIDIL; this is translated from the exons ATGGTTGGGTTTGGTGCAAACCGACGGGGAGGCCGCCTCCCGTCCTTCATCCTCATCTTCTTGATGTTGATCATCGCCATACTGTCTTTCAACTACTGGACGGTGTCCAACAAGCACAGCCACTTGCTGGATGAGCTGGCGGAGGTACAGACGCAGGTGAAGCGCACGGACGCGGCGCGGAACCGCCTGGAGAAGCGGAACTCGGAGCTGATGATGCAGGTGGACACGAACAGGAAGCAGATCGACCAAAAGGATGGAGactacagcgtcctggagggcAAGCTGCAGGCCCGGGAGGCGTTCATCAAAAAGTGCACTGATGAAAAG ATGAAGGTGCAGGGTGATGTCACAGCCCAAATGACAGAAATCCAGCGCCTGAAAG AGCAGCTTAAGGAGCTGAAGCAGGAGTTCATGAAACAGGAAGAGCAGCTAagagaagtgaagaaaaataGCACTACCTTGGAAAGAAAACTGGAGTATGAGAG TTTACAGTGTGGACGTCAAATTGCACAACTGAAAGACGAGtatgaagaaacaaaaaagacgTTGGAGGAAGAAGCATCAAAGTTTAGACTG AGTGTAATGGACGGCCAAAAAGGTGCAGTAGCTGGGAGACGTGCAGATGGAGCCCCCGGGGTGGAGATGGTTGGAGAGCGCCATACAGTGGCCACTCACCGGCGCGAGAGTACAGATTTAAAAG AAGAGATGGGTAAGCCCGGCAGTGATGCTGGCATGCCTGGTATTGAAGACAGTGAGGTGGGGAAAATTGATGATGTGCAATTTG CCTTGAAGAAACCAGCCATCACTCAGAAGCACGATGAGGCCCCCGACGTGGTTGTGGGAGCTGGTGCGGGACCTGGAGTCGGAGCAGCGGATGGCCCCGGGGGCCAGGGCCTGTCCCTGGACCAACCCAGGCTCCAGCAGGACCCAGTGGAGGGCCAAGCAGCAGTGGTTGCACCTCCAGCTATCAAACAGGCAGACAAACCCATAGTGTTTGAAGAAGACAACAAGGCGGGTATCAAGGCAGATGAACTGGGAGAACAGCAAAGACAACTTCAAG CTCCTGATAATGTCAAGGGTGAGAGCGAACACTTGAAGGGGATTCCTCTGCCCCCCAACCCTGCCCAGGAGCCCAACCCCATCCAACCTCACCACGCCAAAGACCAAATTCCAGCAGAGCCAGTACACCACCGCCAAA
- the golm2 gene encoding protein CASC4 isoform X2 — protein sequence MVGFGANRRGGRLPSFILIFLMLIIAILSFNYWTVSNKHSHLLDELAEVQTQVKRTDAARNRLEKRNSELMMQVDTNRKQIDQKDGDYSVLEGKLQAREAFIKKCTDEKMKVQGDVTAQMTEIQRLKEQLKELKQEFMKQEEQLREVKKNSTTLERKLEYESLQCGRQIAQLKDEYEETKKTLEEEASKFRLSVMDGQKGAVAGRRADGAPGVEMVGERHTVATHRRESTDLKEEMGKPGSDAGMPGIEDSEVGKIDDVQFALKKPAITQKHDEAPDVVVGAGAGPGVGAADGPGGQGLSLDQPRLQQDPVEGQAAVVAPPAIKQADKPIVFEEDNKAGIKADELGEQQRQLQAPDNVKGESEHLKGIPLPPNPAQEPNPIQPHHAKDQIPAEPVHHRQSRFFDENESPVDPQHGSKLADYNGDDGNVGEYEADKQAELAYNEEEDGDGGEEDVQDDDRDMQADRAVDYGKRHQAIDIL from the exons ATGGTTGGGTTTGGTGCAAACCGACGGGGAGGCCGCCTCCCGTCCTTCATCCTCATCTTCTTGATGTTGATCATCGCCATACTGTCTTTCAACTACTGGACGGTGTCCAACAAGCACAGCCACTTGCTGGATGAGCTGGCGGAGGTACAGACGCAGGTGAAGCGCACGGACGCGGCGCGGAACCGCCTGGAGAAGCGGAACTCGGAGCTGATGATGCAGGTGGACACGAACAGGAAGCAGATCGACCAAAAGGATGGAGactacagcgtcctggagggcAAGCTGCAGGCCCGGGAGGCGTTCATCAAAAAGTGCACTGATGAAAAG ATGAAGGTGCAGGGTGATGTCACAGCCCAAATGACAGAAATCCAGCGCCTGAAAG AGCAGCTTAAGGAGCTGAAGCAGGAGTTCATGAAACAGGAAGAGCAGCTAagagaagtgaagaaaaataGCACTACCTTGGAAAGAAAACTGGAGTATGAGAG TTTACAGTGTGGACGTCAAATTGCACAACTGAAAGACGAGtatgaagaaacaaaaaagacgTTGGAGGAAGAAGCATCAAAGTTTAGACTG AGTGTAATGGACGGCCAAAAAGGTGCAGTAGCTGGGAGACGTGCAGATGGAGCCCCCGGGGTGGAGATGGTTGGAGAGCGCCATACAGTGGCCACTCACCGGCGCGAGAGTACAGATTTAAAAG AAGAGATGGGTAAGCCCGGCAGTGATGCTGGCATGCCTGGTATTGAAGACAGTGAGGTGGGGAAAATTGATGATGTGCAATTTG CCTTGAAGAAACCAGCCATCACTCAGAAGCACGATGAGGCCCCCGACGTGGTTGTGGGAGCTGGTGCGGGACCTGGAGTCGGAGCAGCGGATGGCCCCGGGGGCCAGGGCCTGTCCCTGGACCAACCCAGGCTCCAGCAGGACCCAGTGGAGGGCCAAGCAGCAGTGGTTGCACCTCCAGCTATCAAACAGGCAGACAAACCCATAGTGTTTGAAGAAGACAACAAGGCGGGTATCAAGGCAGATGAACTGGGAGAACAGCAAAGACAACTTCAAG CTCCTGATAATGTCAAGGGTGAGAGCGAACACTTGAAGGGGATTCCTCTGCCCCCCAACCCTGCCCAGGAGCCCAACCCCATCCAACCTCACCACGCCAAAGACCAAATTCCAGCAGAGCCAGTACACCACCGCCAAA GCCGGTTCTTTGATGAGAACGAGTCCCCAGTAGATCCGCAACACGGCTCTAAGCTAGCGGACTACAATGGGGATGATGGTAACGTGGGTGAGTATGAGGCCGACAAGCAGGCCGAGCTGGCCTACAATGAGGAAGAGGATGGTGATGGTGGGGAGGAAGACGTTCAAG
- the golm2 gene encoding protein CASC4 isoform X1: protein MVGFGANRRGGRLPSFILIFLMLIIAILSFNYWTVSNKHSHLLDELAEVQTQVKRTDAARNRLEKRNSELMMQVDTNRKQIDQKDGDYSVLEGKLQAREAFIKKCTDEKMKVQGDVTAQMTEIQRLKEQLKELKQEFMKQEEQLREVKKNSTTLERKLEYESLQCGRQIAQLKDEYEETKKTLEEEASKFRLSVMDGQKGAVAGRRADGAPGVEMVGERHTVATHRRESTDLKEEMGKPGSDAGMPGIEDSEVGKIDDVQFALKKPAITQKHDEAPDVVVGAGAGPGVGAADGPGGQGLSLDQPRLQQDPVEGQAAVVAPPAIKQADKPIVFEEDNKAGIKADELGEQQRQLQAPDNVKGESEHLKGIPLPPNPAQEPNPIQPHHAKDQIPAEPVHHRQSRFFDENESPVDPQHGSKLADYNGDDGNVGEYEADKQAELAYNEEEDGDGGEEDVQDDDDRDMQADRAVDYGKRHQAIDIL, encoded by the exons ATGGTTGGGTTTGGTGCAAACCGACGGGGAGGCCGCCTCCCGTCCTTCATCCTCATCTTCTTGATGTTGATCATCGCCATACTGTCTTTCAACTACTGGACGGTGTCCAACAAGCACAGCCACTTGCTGGATGAGCTGGCGGAGGTACAGACGCAGGTGAAGCGCACGGACGCGGCGCGGAACCGCCTGGAGAAGCGGAACTCGGAGCTGATGATGCAGGTGGACACGAACAGGAAGCAGATCGACCAAAAGGATGGAGactacagcgtcctggagggcAAGCTGCAGGCCCGGGAGGCGTTCATCAAAAAGTGCACTGATGAAAAG ATGAAGGTGCAGGGTGATGTCACAGCCCAAATGACAGAAATCCAGCGCCTGAAAG AGCAGCTTAAGGAGCTGAAGCAGGAGTTCATGAAACAGGAAGAGCAGCTAagagaagtgaagaaaaataGCACTACCTTGGAAAGAAAACTGGAGTATGAGAG TTTACAGTGTGGACGTCAAATTGCACAACTGAAAGACGAGtatgaagaaacaaaaaagacgTTGGAGGAAGAAGCATCAAAGTTTAGACTG AGTGTAATGGACGGCCAAAAAGGTGCAGTAGCTGGGAGACGTGCAGATGGAGCCCCCGGGGTGGAGATGGTTGGAGAGCGCCATACAGTGGCCACTCACCGGCGCGAGAGTACAGATTTAAAAG AAGAGATGGGTAAGCCCGGCAGTGATGCTGGCATGCCTGGTATTGAAGACAGTGAGGTGGGGAAAATTGATGATGTGCAATTTG CCTTGAAGAAACCAGCCATCACTCAGAAGCACGATGAGGCCCCCGACGTGGTTGTGGGAGCTGGTGCGGGACCTGGAGTCGGAGCAGCGGATGGCCCCGGGGGCCAGGGCCTGTCCCTGGACCAACCCAGGCTCCAGCAGGACCCAGTGGAGGGCCAAGCAGCAGTGGTTGCACCTCCAGCTATCAAACAGGCAGACAAACCCATAGTGTTTGAAGAAGACAACAAGGCGGGTATCAAGGCAGATGAACTGGGAGAACAGCAAAGACAACTTCAAG CTCCTGATAATGTCAAGGGTGAGAGCGAACACTTGAAGGGGATTCCTCTGCCCCCCAACCCTGCCCAGGAGCCCAACCCCATCCAACCTCACCACGCCAAAGACCAAATTCCAGCAGAGCCAGTACACCACCGCCAAA GCCGGTTCTTTGATGAGAACGAGTCCCCAGTAGATCCGCAACACGGCTCTAAGCTAGCGGACTACAATGGGGATGATGGTAACGTGGGTGAGTATGAGGCCGACAAGCAGGCCGAGCTGGCCTACAATGAGGAAGAGGATGGTGATGGTGGGGAGGAAGACGTTCAAG
- the golm2 gene encoding protein CASC4 isoform X3, translating to MVGFGANRRGGRLPSFILIFLMLIIAILSFNYWTVSNKHSHLLDELAEVQTQVKRTDAARNRLEKRNSELMMQVDTNRKQIDQKDGDYSVLEGKLQAREAFIKKCTDEKMKVQGDVTAQMTEIQRLKEQLKELKQEFMKQEEQLREVKKNSTTLERKLEYESLQCGRQIAQLKDEYEETKKTLEEEASKFRLSVMDGQKGAVAGRRADGAPGVEMVGERHTVATHRRESTDLKEEMGKPGSDAGMPGIEDSEVGKIDDVQFALKKPAITQKHDEAPDVVVGAGAGPGVGAADGPGGQGLSLDQPRLQQDPVEGQAAVVAPPAIKQADKPIVFEEDNKAGIKADELGEQQRQLQAPDNVKGESEHLKGIPLPPNPAQEPNPIQPHHAKDQIPAEPVHHRQNDDDRDMQADRAVDYGKRHQAIDIL from the exons ATGGTTGGGTTTGGTGCAAACCGACGGGGAGGCCGCCTCCCGTCCTTCATCCTCATCTTCTTGATGTTGATCATCGCCATACTGTCTTTCAACTACTGGACGGTGTCCAACAAGCACAGCCACTTGCTGGATGAGCTGGCGGAGGTACAGACGCAGGTGAAGCGCACGGACGCGGCGCGGAACCGCCTGGAGAAGCGGAACTCGGAGCTGATGATGCAGGTGGACACGAACAGGAAGCAGATCGACCAAAAGGATGGAGactacagcgtcctggagggcAAGCTGCAGGCCCGGGAGGCGTTCATCAAAAAGTGCACTGATGAAAAG ATGAAGGTGCAGGGTGATGTCACAGCCCAAATGACAGAAATCCAGCGCCTGAAAG AGCAGCTTAAGGAGCTGAAGCAGGAGTTCATGAAACAGGAAGAGCAGCTAagagaagtgaagaaaaataGCACTACCTTGGAAAGAAAACTGGAGTATGAGAG TTTACAGTGTGGACGTCAAATTGCACAACTGAAAGACGAGtatgaagaaacaaaaaagacgTTGGAGGAAGAAGCATCAAAGTTTAGACTG AGTGTAATGGACGGCCAAAAAGGTGCAGTAGCTGGGAGACGTGCAGATGGAGCCCCCGGGGTGGAGATGGTTGGAGAGCGCCATACAGTGGCCACTCACCGGCGCGAGAGTACAGATTTAAAAG AAGAGATGGGTAAGCCCGGCAGTGATGCTGGCATGCCTGGTATTGAAGACAGTGAGGTGGGGAAAATTGATGATGTGCAATTTG CCTTGAAGAAACCAGCCATCACTCAGAAGCACGATGAGGCCCCCGACGTGGTTGTGGGAGCTGGTGCGGGACCTGGAGTCGGAGCAGCGGATGGCCCCGGGGGCCAGGGCCTGTCCCTGGACCAACCCAGGCTCCAGCAGGACCCAGTGGAGGGCCAAGCAGCAGTGGTTGCACCTCCAGCTATCAAACAGGCAGACAAACCCATAGTGTTTGAAGAAGACAACAAGGCGGGTATCAAGGCAGATGAACTGGGAGAACAGCAAAGACAACTTCAAG CTCCTGATAATGTCAAGGGTGAGAGCGAACACTTGAAGGGGATTCCTCTGCCCCCCAACCCTGCCCAGGAGCCCAACCCCATCCAACCTCACCACGCCAAAGACCAAATTCCAGCAGAGCCAGTACACCACCGCCAAA